In a single window of the Bactrocera dorsalis isolate Fly_Bdor chromosome 2, ASM2337382v1, whole genome shotgun sequence genome:
- the LOC125776121 gene encoding uncharacterized protein LOC125776121 yields MKFLIDSGTDVSVIPKSTKLAHAHPSSTLLFAANGSTVSSYGEVMLKLNLNLRREFLWNFIVADVSQAILGADFLGYYGLIVDLQGQRLVDRTTSLKSPCIVTQGQFSKISTINTSQKFSGILKEFLELTCPPAPGSRTDASIVHQITTTGQPVSARPRRLSAGRARSTSFGKLTDHEDPAATIGH; encoded by the coding sequence atgaaatttctCATAGACTCAGGTACAGATGTCTCTGTCATACCCAAGTCAACAAAATTAGCTCATGCTCACCCATCATCAACACTCTTGTTTGCCGCGAATGGCTCCACCGTATCCAGTTACGGTGAAGTCATGCTTAAACTTAATCTTAACCTGCGGAGGGAATTCCTCTGGAATTTTATTGTCGCAGACGTATCGCAAGCCATTCTTGGTGCCGATTTTCTTGGGTACTATGGCTTGATTGTCGATTTGCAAGGCCAGCGTCTTGTCGATCGCACAACATCGCTTAAATCACCGTGTATAGTAACGCAAGgccaattttcgaaaatctcaACAATCAACACTTCGCAAAAATTCTCAGGTATTCTGAAGGAATTTTTAGAACTCACGTGTCCACCAGCGCCAGGCAGTCGAACCGACGCTTCCATAGTTCATCAAATCACTACCACCGGTCAACCTGTGTCTGCCAGGCCACGACGTCTGTCTGCTGGGCGAGCCCGCTCCACCTCGTTCGGAAAGCTGACGGATCATGAAGACCCTGCGGCGACTATAGGGCATTAA